In Roseomonas fluvialis, one genomic interval encodes:
- the rnpA gene encoding ribonuclease P protein component has protein sequence MSGAADPAPPRSGAPAGRLKKRRDFLRVASRGKRAARPGLVLQAAPGEAGQLRIGFTVTKKVGNAVVRNRTRRRLKEAARLAMPAIEGWDLVLIGRDGTRGRDFRTLVADLRGALRQAGVTP, from the coding sequence ATGTCGGGAGCCGCCGATCCGGCCCCGCCCCGCTCGGGTGCGCCCGCCGGTCGCCTGAAGAAGCGCCGCGATTTCCTGCGCGTGGCCTCGCGCGGGAAGCGTGCGGCAAGGCCGGGGCTCGTGCTGCAGGCCGCGCCTGGCGAGGCCGGCCAGCTGCGTATCGGATTCACCGTTACCAAGAAGGTCGGCAATGCCGTAGTGCGCAACCGCACGCGGCGCCGCCTCAAGGAAGCCGCGCGCCTCGCGATGCCGGCGATCGAGGGCTGGGACCTGGTGCTGATCGGCCGCGACGGCACTCGCGGGCGCGACTTCAGGACGCTGGTGGCCGACCTGCGCGGTGCGCTGCGCCAGGCCGGGGTCACGCCATGA
- the yidD gene encoding membrane protein insertion efficiency factor YidD, translating to MTTAPAAVLKGCVHAYRYTLRGIIGSHCRHYPSCSDYALEALGTHGALRGAGLTARRILRCNPWHPGGFDPVPPADTPYSRASLPDHGAPTGSGPAPAPKG from the coding sequence ATGACGACCGCCCCCGCCGCCGTGCTGAAGGGCTGCGTGCATGCGTACCGCTACACGCTTCGCGGCATCATCGGCAGCCATTGCCGACACTACCCGTCCTGCAGCGACTACGCGCTCGAGGCGCTCGGCACCCATGGCGCGCTGCGTGGCGCCGGGCTGACCGCGCGGCGTATCCTTCGCTGCAATCCCTGGCATCCGGGCGGCTTCGACCCGGTGCCCCCTGCCGATACTCCGTACTCGCGAGCATCCCTGCCCGATCATGGTGCGCCCACCGGATCGGGACCTGCTCCAGCGCCGAAGGGCTGA
- the yidC gene encoding membrane protein insertase YidC, with protein sequence MDQKRLFAAIALSIGILLIFDVWNRTNRPPVPPVSAPASQTAVPVPVPAPAAGAPGVPMPAAPARTEATATPDRPPAARIQISNPRVAGSLNLRGARLDDLVFTTYRETLAPNSPQVRLFAPRDGANPYFAQWGWTAADGRTRVPDGDTDWTATGGPLAPNQPVTLSWDNGQGQVFEIVLALDAEYMITADQRVRNSGTEAISVLPWVRIRREHTPQLAGFFILHEGFTGVLGGRLREVTYSDAKSEGARRGGTALDQETTGGWAGITDKYWLAAVMPAAPDQTLRASYRAVSEGAGAAGDRWQVDMAPPAPVAVAPGATGSMPTRLFAGAKEVHLLDGYMDRLIITDFDKAIDFGWFYFLVKPFFLALDWLFRMTGNFGVAILIFTVLIKAAFFPLANKAYHSMARMKVLAPKMTELRERYKDEPQKAQAEMMALYRAEKVNPASGCLPILIQIPVFFALYKALFVTIEMRHQPFFGWIHDLSAPDPTNLFNLFGLLPFDPMHYSSFLHMPAWALIMGVTMWVQQKLNPQPPDPIQAKIFAWMPIIFTFMLASFPAGLIIYWAWNNTLSVAQQYYIMRHDRAAAKAAKKK encoded by the coding sequence GTGGACCAGAAGCGCCTTTTCGCGGCCATCGCGCTCTCGATCGGCATCCTGCTGATCTTCGACGTATGGAACCGCACGAACCGTCCGCCGGTCCCGCCGGTGAGCGCGCCCGCATCGCAGACCGCGGTCCCGGTGCCCGTGCCCGCACCCGCGGCGGGTGCGCCCGGCGTGCCGATGCCCGCCGCGCCGGCACGCACGGAGGCGACCGCCACCCCCGACCGCCCGCCCGCGGCGCGCATCCAGATCAGCAACCCGCGCGTGGCCGGCAGCCTGAACCTGCGTGGCGCGCGGCTGGATGACCTGGTCTTCACCACCTATCGCGAGACGCTGGCGCCCAATTCGCCGCAGGTCCGACTGTTCGCGCCGCGCGACGGCGCCAACCCGTATTTCGCGCAATGGGGCTGGACCGCCGCCGATGGCCGCACGCGCGTGCCCGATGGCGACACCGACTGGACCGCAACCGGCGGGCCGCTCGCACCCAACCAGCCGGTGACGCTGTCCTGGGACAATGGCCAGGGGCAGGTCTTCGAGATCGTCCTCGCGCTCGATGCCGAATACATGATCACGGCGGACCAGCGCGTGCGCAACAGCGGCACCGAGGCGATCTCGGTGCTGCCCTGGGTGCGCATCCGGCGCGAACACACGCCGCAGCTGGCCGGCTTCTTCATCCTGCATGAGGGCTTCACCGGCGTTCTGGGCGGGCGCCTGCGCGAGGTGACCTATTCCGACGCGAAGTCCGAAGGCGCGCGGCGCGGCGGCACCGCGCTCGACCAGGAGACCACCGGCGGGTGGGCCGGCATCACCGACAAGTACTGGCTGGCCGCGGTCATGCCGGCCGCACCCGACCAGACACTGCGCGCTTCGTACCGCGCGGTCAGCGAGGGCGCCGGGGCGGCGGGCGACCGCTGGCAGGTGGACATGGCGCCGCCCGCGCCGGTCGCCGTTGCACCGGGTGCAACGGGGTCCATGCCCACACGGCTGTTCGCCGGTGCCAAGGAAGTGCACCTGCTCGACGGTTACATGGACCGGCTGATCATCACCGACTTCGACAAGGCGATCGACTTCGGCTGGTTCTACTTCCTGGTGAAGCCATTCTTCCTGGCGCTGGACTGGCTGTTCCGGATGACCGGCAACTTCGGCGTCGCCATCCTGATCTTCACGGTGCTGATCAAGGCGGCGTTCTTCCCGCTGGCCAACAAGGCCTATCATTCGATGGCGCGGATGAAGGTGCTCGCGCCGAAAATGACCGAGCTGCGCGAACGCTACAAGGACGAGCCGCAGAAGGCGCAGGCCGAGATGATGGCGCTGTACCGCGCCGAGAAGGTCAACCCGGCTTCGGGCTGCCTACCCATCCTGATCCAGATCCCGGTCTTCTTCGCGCTATACAAGGCGCTGTTCGTCACCATCGAAATGCGCCACCAGCCCTTCTTCGGCTGGATCCACGATTTGTCGGCACCGGACCCGACCAACCTGTTCAACCTGTTCGGGCTGCTGCCGTTCGACCCGATGCACTACAGCAGCTTCCTGCACATGCCGGCCTGGGCGCTCATCATGGGTGTGACCATGTGGGTGCAGCAGAAGCTGAACCCGCAGCCACCGGATCCCATCCAGGCCAAGATCTTCGCCTGGATGCCGATCATCTTCACCTTCATGCTGGCGTCGTTCCCGGCGGGGCTGATCATCTACTGGGCCTGGAACAACACGCTGTCGGTCGCGCAGCAATACTACATCATGCGGCACGACCGGGCGGCGGCGAAGGCGGCGAAGAAGAAGTAG
- the yihA gene encoding ribosome biogenesis GTP-binding protein YihA/YsxC, with translation MTGLSEARDDAERAALIEAGRLLFARPCTFFHAAQKPEQLPPPGLPEVAFCGRSNVGKSSLINAVTGQKALARVSQTPGRTRQLNFFNLAERLVVVDLPGYGYAKASKDLQRDWQGMMFDYLRGRPNLVRVMLLLDARIETKTADRAAMELLNDAAVAFQIVLTKADEVGPVKMATRFAEAQALAREHTAGHPLVLVTSSRTGQGIDELRAEVAALAA, from the coding sequence ATGACGGGGCTTTCGGAAGCCAGGGATGACGCGGAACGCGCAGCGCTGATCGAAGCGGGGCGGCTGCTGTTCGCGCGCCCCTGCACCTTCTTTCACGCGGCGCAGAAGCCCGAGCAACTTCCCCCGCCCGGCCTGCCGGAAGTGGCCTTCTGCGGGCGGTCCAACGTCGGCAAGTCGTCACTGATCAACGCCGTGACCGGGCAGAAGGCGCTGGCGCGCGTGTCGCAGACACCGGGGCGCACGCGCCAGCTCAACTTCTTCAACCTGGCCGAACGCCTGGTGGTGGTGGACCTCCCGGGCTACGGCTACGCCAAGGCCTCGAAGGACCTGCAGCGCGACTGGCAGGGCATGATGTTCGACTACCTGCGCGGCCGGCCGAACCTGGTGCGGGTGATGCTGCTGCTCGATGCGCGCATCGAGACGAAAACCGCCGACCGCGCCGCGATGGAACTGCTGAACGATGCCGCGGTGGCCTTCCAGATCGTGCTGACCAAGGCCGATGAGGTCGGGCCGGTGAAGATGGCCACGCGCTTCGCGGAGGCACAGGCGCTGGCGCGCGAGCATACGGCGGGGCATCCGCTGGTGCTGGTGACGAGCAGCCGGACCGGGCAGGGGATCGATGAGTTGCGTGCGGAGGTGGCGGCGCTGGCGGCGTGA